From the genome of Mycoplasma anserisalpingitidis, one region includes:
- a CDS encoding thermonuclease family protein, which translates to MFKKKYKLLSSFISVPLVVSAITLSASCDGSKKDENPIDTKPSIPETNDNLIKPFKLVLNTDESGTLGMFKDENNRTISRIDIQNLIDKKLKDIVNNHVANVKSNKIFNSWSEFDFENKLGYSLKEMWPDLKIEFVGDELKLDEPRQLYLNIVSEISYPDTDTVIKSFGKNTSSLKDIKQTLRFQIVFRSGSKIVVIRNTDFLIDLVQEKSFKSIAEVENSALGQEKFKPVNIDWNSEIYKPLVMRGKIVSVSDGDTATIKLTEVPTKFEETYSIGSEYKVRIASIDTPEKAVGSGSSSVKSKPFEYTFAEWSTKFAEENLMGQDVVFWSNGEEDAYKRLVGDLFINKKDEPNGNYQYSYSAEIVRAGLTLPYDTESENFRSTYQSDKTAYKTKIYPIIAEAAEEAFINQNGFYKFVSNPFGIQKTIYRNKENSGWDLFFRRSVFTNRGDLFEIQPKMPFSILDWIKELENNKEK; encoded by the coding sequence ATGTTTAAGAAAAAATACAAACTATTGTCTTCATTTATTAGTGTACCACTGGTAGTTTCCGCAATTACATTATCTGCTTCATGCGATGGTTCAAAAAAAGATGAGAATCCTATTGATACTAAACCAAGCATTCCCGAAACAAATGATAATTTAATAAAACCATTTAAACTTGTTTTAAATACAGATGAAAGTGGAACGCTTGGGATGTTTAAAGATGAGAACAATAGAACAATTTCAAGAATAGATATACAAAATTTAATTGATAAAAAACTAAAAGACATTGTTAACAATCATGTTGCAAATGTTAAAAGCAACAAAATATTTAATTCATGAAGTGAATTTGACTTTGAAAATAAATTAGGTTATTCGCTAAAAGAAATGTGGCCAGATTTAAAAATTGAGTTTGTTGGTGATGAACTTAAATTAGATGAACCTCGGCAATTATATTTGAATATTGTTAGTGAAATAAGCTACCCTGATACTGACACTGTAATTAAATCATTCGGCAAAAACACTTCTTCCTTAAAAGACATTAAACAAACATTAAGATTTCAAATTGTTTTTAGAAGTGGTTCTAAAATAGTAGTTATTAGAAACACAGACTTTCTTATTGATCTAGTGCAAGAGAAGTCGTTTAAGTCTATTGCTGAAGTTGAGAATTCAGCTTTAGGACAAGAAAAATTCAAACCAGTTAATATTGATTGAAATAGTGAAATTTATAAACCATTAGTTATGAGAGGAAAAATTGTTTCTGTTTCTGATGGTGATACAGCAACAATTAAACTTACTGAAGTGCCAACTAAATTCGAAGAAACTTATTCTATAGGTTCGGAATATAAAGTTAGAATAGCATCAATAGATACACCTGAAAAAGCTGTTGGTTCTGGTTCAAGTTCAGTGAAATCAAAACCATTTGAATATACTTTTGCCGAATGATCAACAAAGTTTGCTGAAGAGAATTTAATGGGTCAAGATGTAGTGTTTTGATCTAATGGTGAAGAAGACGCTTATAAAAGATTAGTTGGAGATTTATTTATAAACAAAAAAGATGAACCAAATGGTAATTATCAATATTCTTATTCAGCTGAAATTGTAAGAGCAGGATTGACATTACCTTATGATACAGAATCAGAGAATTTTCGTTCAACATATCAAAGTGATAAAACAGCATATAAAACCAAAATTTATCCAATAATAGCTGAAGCTGCTGAAGAGGCATTTATAAACCAAAATGGTTTCTATAAGTTTGTAAGTAATCCATTTGGAATACAAAAAACTATATATAGAAATAAAGAAAATTCTGGTTGAGATTTATTTTTCCGTCGTTCAGTGTTCACTAACCGCGGAGATTTATTTGAAATCCAACCCAAAATGCCATTTAGTATCTTAGATTGAATTAAAGAATTAGAAAATAACAAGGAAAAATAG
- a CDS encoding thioredoxin family protein, giving the protein MFKELMWNEAENKIASTKDIVFFVEFTTKWCNDCKVMKPIVDSLAEQYSEDANIQFIKIDAEDSELFRNYTNKLQILKVPTHMIFLNNEIINKGYEYWPKEILNSWIEKALSLIEKEKIDY; this is encoded by the coding sequence ATGTTTAAAGAACTAATGTGAAATGAAGCTGAAAACAAAATAGCGAGCACAAAAGATATTGTATTTTTTGTTGAATTCACTACAAAATGATGCAATGACTGTAAGGTAATGAAACCTATTGTGGACTCACTTGCTGAACAATATAGCGAAGATGCAAATATTCAATTTATTAAAATTGATGCAGAAGATTCTGAACTTTTTAGAAACTACACAAATAAGTTACAAATCCTCAAAGTTCCAACACATATGATTTTCTTAAATAATGAAATTATTAATAAAGGTTATGAATATTGACCTAAAGAAATATTAAACTCATGAATTGAAAAAGCATTATCTCTTATTGAAAAAGAGAAAATAGATTATTAA
- a CDS encoding ABC-F family ATP-binding cassette domain-containing protein yields MEEKFGELGGWTAENDAQELLANLSIPSEKWHVKMKELTANQKIKVLLAKALFGNPDILIMDEPTNHLDLKSIKWLENFLIDYPNVVIVVSHDSDFLDAICTHIVDIDYNEAKMYTGNYSFWKQSSELAREMLKQSNVKKEAQIEKLKEFIARFSANASKSKQATSRKKLLDKITLDEIKPSNRKYPYIKWDMNRDHGKQILSVENLTYINEKGETLFENVSFSLNPGEKMVIIGEDDIAKTRLLQILVGELQPTSGTVSWGQTIKHSYFPNENSKYFENDETILEWISKWPIENSTQETKDNSDSRMRGFLGRMLFSNDTVFKKVKVTSGGEKARLMFSRMMLLESNFIILDQPLDHLDAESIDSVIEGVQSYRGGAIFTTYNRAFVNQCANVILELQSPQKSFLFRGTLEEYDEAMGY; encoded by the coding sequence TTGGAAGAAAAATTTGGTGAACTTGGAGGATGAACTGCAGAAAATGATGCACAAGAATTGCTTGCAAATCTTTCTATTCCATCTGAAAAATGACATGTAAAAATGAAGGAATTAACAGCTAATCAAAAAATTAAAGTTTTATTAGCAAAAGCGCTTTTTGGGAATCCTGATATTTTAATTATGGACGAACCAACTAACCACCTTGACCTTAAAAGTATTAAATGACTTGAAAACTTTTTAATTGATTATCCTAATGTTGTTATTGTTGTATCTCACGACTCGGATTTTCTCGATGCAATTTGTACACACATTGTTGATATTGACTATAATGAAGCTAAAATGTATACAGGTAACTATTCATTCTGAAAACAAAGTAGTGAATTAGCTAGAGAGATGTTAAAACAATCTAATGTCAAAAAAGAAGCTCAAATTGAAAAACTTAAAGAATTTATTGCTCGTTTCAGTGCTAATGCATCTAAATCTAAACAAGCTACAAGTAGAAAAAAACTTCTTGACAAAATTACTTTAGATGAAATTAAACCTTCAAATAGAAAATATCCATATATTAAATGAGATATGAATAGAGATCATGGAAAACAAATTCTCAGTGTTGAAAATTTAACATACATTAACGAAAAAGGAGAAACTCTCTTTGAAAATGTTTCGTTCTCATTAAATCCAGGTGAAAAGATGGTTATCATTGGTGAAGACGACATTGCAAAAACAAGATTATTACAAATTCTTGTTGGTGAGTTGCAACCTACTTCCGGAACAGTAAGTTGAGGTCAAACAATTAAACATAGCTATTTCCCTAATGAAAACAGTAAATACTTTGAAAATGATGAAACAATTTTAGAATGAATTAGTAAATGACCTATAGAAAATTCAACTCAAGAAACTAAAGATAATAGTGACTCAAGAATGAGAGGTTTCTTAGGAAGAATGCTTTTTTCTAATGATACTGTATTTAAAAAAGTTAAAGTTACTAGTGGTGGAGAAAAAGCAAGATTGATGTTCAGTAGAATGATGCTACTTGAAAGCAATTTTATTATTTTAGATCAACCACTTGATCACTTAGATGCTGAAAGTATTGACTCAGTTATTGAGGGTGTTCAAAGTTACCGTGGTGGTGCAATTTTCACCACATACAACAGAGCATTTGTTAACCAATGTGCTAATGTAATTTTAGAACTACAAAGTCCACAAAAAAGCTTCTTATTCAGAGGAACTCTTGAAGAATATGACGAAGCTATGGGATATTAG
- a CDS encoding MBL fold metallo-hydrolase RNA specificity domain-containing protein: MNHLNIFALGGLDENGKNCYILEFNDEIYIINSGAKIPINSSNGVDTLIPDFTYLEKNKDRIKGIFISDVKNDSFSALPWLAMKLPKIKIYSSPFNKIMILERLSKYSINPENVEVISFNKEEKVGSLTVKPIIVAGSLPGSIGFDFITPDGDIIFLFNYVKGDLGIYGNTNFDEIKSNINNRNVIAIVTDAGRSNHKGYAIEKIKLPLNLIEDFEKALPNQRIIVGAYDEEMVSLHQILDLAKKHNRPVIPYGKTYGQLLYLIKQVKPDLELPTILDYRSLNKHENAVILITGAVERLYNRFLRITDNKDVLLKLKPTDKVIMMAPPVNGLESLQAVCLDEVARITPQITDASDKDYFFHRPIQNDIIDLVEKLNPKYIIPVQGLYRHLVDISNALAEYKGTKKTKSLILQNGKIAHFIDGVLFSQNGKIKNVGDTIIDGFDVGNISSEVINERELLGRDGLILVVLHFNSKTKEISNDMKIEFVGVIGKDEKVETTNYVKEIISDVVENEVFKGIKDLQERLRKVIRKKIFKLTDKEPLIAVSFTIL; the protein is encoded by the coding sequence ATGAATCATTTAAATATTTTTGCATTGGGTGGTTTAGACGAAAACGGAAAAAACTGCTATATTTTAGAATTCAATGATGAAATTTATATTATTAATTCAGGAGCTAAAATACCAATTAATTCATCAAATGGTGTAGATACATTAATCCCAGATTTTACTTATTTGGAAAAAAACAAGGATAGAATTAAAGGAATTTTTATTTCTGATGTTAAAAATGATAGTTTTAGTGCTTTACCTTGATTAGCAATGAAATTGCCTAAAATTAAAATTTATTCAAGTCCATTCAACAAAATCATGATTTTAGAAAGATTAAGTAAATATTCTATAAATCCTGAAAATGTCGAAGTTATTTCATTTAATAAAGAAGAAAAAGTAGGTAGTTTAACAGTTAAACCAATTATTGTTGCTGGTAGTTTACCAGGTTCAATTGGTTTTGATTTTATCACTCCTGATGGAGATATAATTTTCTTATTTAACTATGTTAAAGGCGATTTAGGAATTTATGGAAATACTAATTTTGATGAAATTAAAAGTAATATAAATAATAGAAATGTTATTGCAATAGTTACTGACGCTGGTCGTTCAAATCACAAAGGTTATGCGATTGAAAAAATTAAATTGCCATTAAATTTAATCGAAGATTTCGAAAAAGCACTTCCAAATCAAAGAATAATTGTAGGTGCCTATGATGAAGAAATGGTTTCACTACACCAAATTCTTGATTTAGCTAAAAAACACAATCGTCCAGTTATCCCTTACGGAAAAACTTATGGGCAATTACTTTATTTAATCAAACAAGTTAAACCGGATTTAGAATTACCAACAATTCTTGATTATCGTTCATTAAACAAACACGAAAATGCAGTTATTTTAATTACTGGTGCTGTTGAAAGGCTTTACAATCGTTTTTTAAGAATTACTGATAATAAAGATGTATTATTAAAACTCAAACCAACTGATAAGGTTATTATGATGGCTCCACCAGTTAATGGACTTGAATCCTTGCAAGCGGTTTGTTTAGATGAAGTAGCAAGAATTACTCCACAAATTACCGATGCTTCTGACAAAGATTATTTTTTCCATAGACCAATTCAAAACGATATTATCGATTTAGTTGAAAAGTTAAATCCAAAATATATAATTCCAGTTCAAGGACTTTACAGACACCTTGTAGATATTTCAAATGCATTAGCTGAATACAAAGGAACTAAAAAAACTAAATCTTTAATTTTACAAAATGGAAAGATAGCTCATTTTATTGATGGAGTTTTATTTAGTCAAAATGGAAAAATTAAAAATGTTGGTGATACTATAATCGATGGTTTCGATGTAGGAAATATCTCTAGTGAAGTAATCAATGAAAGAGAGTTACTTGGGCGTGATGGATTAATTTTAGTAGTTTTACATTTTAATTCAAAAACTAAAGAAATTAGCAATGATATGAAAATTGAATTTGTTGGTGTTATAGGTAAAGATGAAAAAGTTGAAACAACAAATTATGTAAAAGAGATTATTTCTGATGTTGTTGAAAACGAAGTATTTAAAGGTATTAAAGATTTACAGGAAAGACTTAGAAAGGTAATCCGCAAAAAAATATTTAAGTTAACTGATAAGGAACCTTTAATTGCTGTTTCTTTCACTATTTTATAG
- a CDS encoding endonuclease/exonuclease/phosphatase family protein, with translation MKKISKLVILTSSLSIFSLAASCNFSTSSKNEDKNKESENQTNKIVDTSVNLIFKNVDDDEIIFSERIEKSELQNKNLTEYIKDLAFEPASKIIFSENEITLYFKKIDTLDLEIVFNGVSYKFNVPNKPNNILRTLESFKIEHNVDSSFSIHKDTENTYVIEKKIDQNTYLTLRDFETDKDLFSIKVIDNELDVADISRFIPHNWELASEDFTLDLNKDNIIKIKRKTYVDLTIIYNDINYLINEVENKKETIKEKLHIFMLENKISTKDFEIIKENNNVFRIKPIIKTTSLVFVDENNDEIKTIEKVSFNLETINYKIFIPDGYELKDKNVEIIFGQVNKIQVQKINKSEIDTNEKEDLDEEEVDEISYIEEQFDKVLNFAKNSPNLIIQGKLTKKDFDSIVQRYDTNTTETYRKMIYKDIDTFGFTKTIGSITSLNFNSEISEFIEFNLGNEDEDEYITFANVDQIEKSGSYKGGSYFNFELDKENKTVEIIGKFTLVQSGQITKQSDLFKFIIQIEKSEENNIATVDSETKSIDDKFNKILELVKQNDFSVFNKSLSQEDYQQLLDRFKKGSTPAYRKIYYKDIDTFGFTKTIGKTSSIKFNNQIKDFISKNLLNEQNEYIVFSNVEQIETKGTHQGGTYFNFEVNENEQTVNFTGKFCLIKENQVVKLSDVISFTLKLNSATSDEEIETSTNTNETTSKFEASKQKNNNRFRIGHWNVLNYANTEPNYKSNGIATIINDANMDIVGLTEINLNRGDSISFIVDKLNQINPGAAYKFYVQPVSEATENSQPTQSEQIGIIYKSSIFEPARFTNGKIGDSFNPEVENYNDSTDKRHYVRTPYGMKFINKTTNKNITVVFNHLDSPGAKIKSGEVNINKTNDKKGLIKGESQGNFELTEAYGLINVMNYFDSIDDDSSLLFAGDTNIRLNNIQVFKPMFDNGYLSVYGDKEEKHKTSLGTSKYWSQPYDKIFVKAAQSTKFITEEDNPELEFKYDIYAAINAKIITEFKNNEDIIIKKARSISDHTLTWVDWEN, from the coding sequence ATGAAGAAGATTAGTAAATTAGTAATTTTAACAAGTAGTTTAAGCATTTTTTCATTGGCTGCTTCATGTAATTTTAGTACTAGTAGCAAAAATGAAGATAAAAATAAAGAGTCGGAAAATCAAACAAACAAAATAGTTGACACATCTGTTAATTTAATTTTTAAGAATGTAGATGATGATGAAATAATTTTTAGTGAGAGAATTGAAAAAAGCGAGCTTCAAAATAAAAATTTAACTGAATATATTAAAGATTTAGCTTTTGAACCTGCAAGTAAAATTATTTTTAGTGAAAATGAAATAACCTTATATTTCAAAAAGATTGATACATTAGATTTAGAGATTGTTTTTAATGGTGTTTCTTATAAATTCAACGTTCCAAACAAACCCAATAATATCCTAAGAACATTAGAATCATTTAAAATTGAGCACAATGTTGATTCAAGTTTTTCAATACACAAAGATACTGAAAATACTTATGTTATAGAGAAAAAAATCGATCAAAATACATATTTAACTTTAAGGGATTTTGAAACAGATAAAGATTTATTTAGTATTAAAGTGATTGATAATGAATTAGACGTTGCTGATATTTCACGATTTATTCCACATAATTGAGAATTAGCTTCCGAAGATTTTACACTAGATTTAAATAAAGATAACATAATAAAAATAAAAAGAAAAACCTATGTTGATTTAACAATAATTTACAATGATATAAACTATTTAATTAATGAAGTAGAAAATAAAAAAGAAACAATCAAAGAAAAATTACACATTTTTATGCTTGAAAACAAAATAAGTACTAAAGATTTTGAAATAATAAAGGAAAACAACAATGTGTTTAGGATTAAACCTATAATCAAAACAACTTCACTAGTTTTTGTTGATGAAAATAATGATGAAATTAAAACTATTGAAAAAGTTTCATTTAACTTAGAAACAATTAATTATAAAATTTTTATTCCAGATGGTTATGAACTAAAAGATAAGAATGTAGAAATAATATTTGGTCAAGTAAATAAAATTCAAGTACAAAAAATAAATAAATCAGAAATAGATACCAATGAAAAAGAAGATTTAGATGAAGAAGAAGTTGACGAAATTTCATACATTGAAGAACAATTTGACAAAGTGTTGAATTTTGCTAAAAATTCACCAAATTTGATTATTCAGGGAAAATTAACAAAAAAAGACTTTGATTCAATAGTCCAAAGATATGATACAAACACAACTGAAACATATAGAAAAATGATTTATAAAGATATAGATACTTTTGGGTTTACAAAAACTATTGGATCTATAACTAGCTTAAACTTTAACTCTGAAATTTCAGAATTTATTGAGTTTAATTTAGGAAATGAAGATGAAGATGAATATATAACGTTTGCAAACGTTGATCAAATCGAGAAAAGTGGATCTTATAAAGGCGGTTCATACTTTAATTTTGAATTGGATAAAGAAAATAAAACTGTTGAAATTATAGGTAAATTTACTCTAGTTCAATCAGGTCAAATCACTAAACAAAGTGACTTATTTAAATTTATAATACAAATAGAAAAGAGTGAAGAAAATAACATAGCAACTGTTGATAGTGAAACCAAGAGTATAGATGATAAATTTAACAAAATACTAGAATTAGTAAAACAAAATGATTTTAGTGTTTTTAATAAAAGTTTAAGTCAAGAAGATTATCAACAACTACTTGATAGATTCAAAAAGGGTTCAACTCCGGCATATAGAAAAATCTATTATAAAGATATTGATACTTTTGGCTTTACAAAAACTATCGGTAAAACTTCATCAATAAAATTCAATAATCAAATTAAGGACTTTATATCTAAAAACTTGTTAAATGAACAAAATGAATACATTGTGTTTTCAAATGTTGAACAAATTGAAACTAAAGGTACACATCAAGGCGGAACATATTTTAATTTTGAAGTTAATGAAAATGAACAAACAGTAAATTTTACTGGTAAATTTTGTCTAATAAAAGAAAATCAAGTTGTTAAATTGAGTGATGTAATCAGCTTTACCTTAAAATTAAATTCTGCAACTTCAGATGAAGAAATTGAAACTAGCACAAATACTAACGAAACTACAAGCAAGTTTGAAGCTTCGAAACAAAAAAATAATAATAGATTCAGAATAGGACACTGAAACGTTTTAAATTACGCAAATACTGAACCTAATTACAAATCTAATGGAATCGCTACAATTATAAATGATGCAAACATGGATATAGTCGGTTTAACTGAAATAAATTTAAATAGAGGTGATTCAATAAGTTTTATTGTAGATAAACTTAATCAAATTAATCCAGGAGCTGCATACAAATTTTATGTACAACCTGTTTCTGAAGCAACAGAAAATAGCCAACCTACTCAATCTGAACAAATAGGTATTATATATAAATCATCAATTTTTGAACCTGCTAGATTCACAAACGGTAAAATTGGTGACTCATTTAACCCCGAAGTTGAAAATTATAACGATTCAACTGATAAACGTCATTATGTTAGAACTCCTTATGGAATGAAATTCATTAATAAAACTACAAACAAAAATATAACAGTAGTCTTTAACCATCTCGACAGCCCAGGTGCTAAAATCAAAAGTGGCGAAGTTAATATAAATAAAACAAATGATAAAAAAGGATTGATAAAAGGTGAATCACAAGGGAATTTCGAATTAACTGAAGCATATGGCTTAATAAATGTTATGAATTATTTTGATTCTATCGATGATGATTCCAGTTTACTTTTTGCTGGTGATACTAATATAAGACTAAATAATATTCAAGTATTCAAACCTATGTTTGATAATGGGTATTTATCTGTCTATGGAGATAAAGAGGAAAAACATAAAACAAGTCTTGGCACATCAAAATATTGATCTCAACCATATGATAAAATCTTTGTAAAGGCAGCTCAATCAACTAAATTTATAACTGAAGAAGATAATCCTGAACTTGAATTTAAATATGATATTTATGCAGCAATAAATGCTAAAATAATTACTGAATTTAAAAATAATGAAGACATAATAATCAAAAAAGCTAGATCTATTTCAGATCACACTTTAACTTGAGTAGATTGAGAAAACTAA
- a CDS encoding P68 family surface lipoprotein has protein sequence MKNKLILGVSGALTMTSFIALSASCDSSSKTEKPKEDSSTNPSNPNAGGNGSVFDVDYNVNDEFVPIANKNNSAVAGYYDQNSDKIKIGVAWSKGGNRFKILKALIEYYNAHVKSTSDKEIQLDNIGSGYTEGGKKVDNFLSSHDATGSYNLIFNYSPNAAKLAEKGMLLNFRDKEEEFDLKKTYFDKNFTKVSDNVEHIQYPNGFWVVPGFKSINTLSINQPVLAYILKNMVENGATVDKDFEELYNKILKAGSADEKGVEQIWGTTVSNVKDLVKGYVIKTTFLTQYQQMLHFSEIAQKMFTNSSKNNTGLHVMGIDDAAGVFNQSMYSHGLITDMNEDGLHKLGKDKGVTKVLFNNINKNDTTKRAAEEIFNSIKSALEANGLKLYGDGAYASKDQVYHKMAFSIGSSAGYSNNYNNAEKPLFFQASLSAGDIELALTKNNVYKLNTSVSEKHQNKGVKTYISKKNNLIFSYSANVNENEVSGYDYKFASQEDEELFVKNQKLIDANRILLISDDNASKTAELEKVLRALEVNASNQVAYLGKVESIKTKGRFVYFIGFKGESTDDGDLKASEIGTLNLLDSKNKLLQVIEASGEKILSKSELLVMSTPLKWNDSSSRSIVYTQGPSIIGIHGTTEDDKQTKKFVKWLLTSTDKFILDNTNDFSESLKDFFAKEHTAVEYIQYVANYFIPTANFKELPNNQFGTNAALNVSLQMFKNAALNGDVFIFEEPGATLSEKFRSQIISQFKTVQNKIEQGKSNEIDFVNDFVNQLNPEK, from the coding sequence ATGAAAAATAAATTAATATTAGGAGTTTCTGGAGCCTTAACAATGACTTCGTTTATTGCTTTATCAGCTTCATGCGATAGCTCTAGCAAAACAGAAAAACCAAAGGAAGATTCAAGTACAAATCCATCGAATCCAAATGCAGGAGGAAATGGTTCAGTTTTTGACGTGGATTATAATGTTAATGATGAGTTTGTTCCTATTGCTAATAAAAACAACTCAGCGGTTGCTGGATATTATGATCAAAATAGTGATAAAATAAAAATTGGTGTGGCTTGATCAAAAGGTGGTAACCGATTTAAAATTTTAAAGGCATTAATTGAATATTATAATGCTCATGTAAAATCTACAAGTGACAAAGAAATTCAACTTGACAATATCGGTTCTGGTTATACTGAAGGTGGAAAAAAAGTTGATAACTTTTTAAGCAGTCATGATGCTACAGGATCATATAACTTAATTTTTAACTATTCACCTAATGCAGCTAAATTAGCTGAAAAAGGTATGTTGCTTAACTTTAGAGATAAAGAAGAAGAATTTGATTTAAAGAAAACTTACTTTGATAAAAACTTCACTAAGGTTAGTGATAATGTTGAACACATTCAATATCCTAATGGATTCTGAGTTGTTCCAGGTTTCAAGAGTATAAATACTTTATCAATTAATCAACCTGTTTTAGCTTATATTCTTAAAAATATGGTTGAAAATGGTGCTACAGTTGATAAAGATTTTGAAGAGCTATATAACAAAATTCTTAAAGCTGGTTCTGCTGATGAAAAAGGTGTTGAACAAATATGAGGAACAACTGTATCAAATGTTAAGGACCTTGTTAAAGGTTATGTAATTAAAACCACATTTTTAACACAATATCAACAAATGTTACATTTCTCAGAAATTGCACAAAAAATGTTTACAAATTCTTCTAAAAATAACACAGGTCTTCATGTAATGGGGATTGATGATGCAGCGGGAGTTTTTAATCAATCGATGTATTCGCATGGTTTAATTACTGATATGAATGAAGATGGACTTCACAAACTTGGTAAAGATAAAGGTGTTACAAAAGTTTTATTTAACAACATCAATAAAAACGATACTACAAAAAGAGCAGCTGAAGAAATTTTCAACTCAATCAAAAGTGCTCTTGAAGCAAATGGTTTAAAACTTTATGGTGATGGTGCTTACGCTTCAAAAGATCAAGTTTACCACAAAATGGCTTTTTCAATTGGTTCAAGTGCAGGATACTCAAACAACTACAACAATGCTGAAAAACCATTATTCTTCCAAGCTAGCTTAAGTGCAGGAGACATTGAATTAGCTCTCACAAAAAATAATGTTTATAAACTTAATACTAGTGTTTCTGAAAAACATCAAAATAAAGGTGTAAAAACATACATTTCAAAAAAAAACAATTTAATTTTCAGTTATTCAGCAAATGTAAATGAAAATGAAGTTAGCGGATATGATTATAAATTTGCGTCGCAAGAAGATGAAGAATTATTTGTAAAAAATCAAAAATTAATCGATGCGAACAGAATTCTTTTAATTAGTGATGATAATGCATCAAAAACAGCTGAATTAGAAAAAGTACTTAGAGCTTTAGAAGTTAATGCAAGTAATCAAGTAGCATATTTAGGAAAAGTTGAAAGTATTAAAACAAAAGGAAGATTCGTTTACTTTATTGGATTTAAGGGTGAATCTACAGATGATGGTGATTTAAAAGCTTCTGAAATTGGAACACTTAATTTATTGGATTCTAAAAATAAATTACTTCAAGTAATTGAAGCATCAGGAGAAAAAATCTTAAGTAAATCAGAATTATTAGTTATGTCTACTCCATTGAAATGAAATGATTCTTCATCAAGATCAATTGTTTATACACAAGGTCCATCAATTATCGGAATTCATGGAACTACCGAAGATGACAAACAAACCAAAAAATTCGTTAAATGACTTTTAACTTCAACCGATAAATTCATTTTAGATAATACTAATGATTTTAGTGAGAGTCTTAAAGATTTCTTTGCTAAAGAACATACAGCGGTTGAATATATTCAATATGTTGCTAACTACTTTATTCCTACAGCTAACTTCAAAGAATTACCAAATAATCAATTTGGTACAAATGCTGCTTTAAATGTTTCATTACAAATGTTCAAAAACGCTGCTTTAAATGGTGATGTGTTTATTTTCGAAGAACCAGGAGCAACATTATCAGAAAAATTTAGATCTCAAATTATTTCGCAATTCAAAACTGTTCAAAATAAAATTGAACAAGGTAAATCGAATGAAATTGACTTTGTTAACGATTTCGTAAATCAATTAAATCCTGAAAAATAA
- a CDS encoding ATP-binding cassette domain-containing protein: MIEVQNLSKIFSDKKLFENVNIKFLEGNTYGIIGANGAGKSTFLKILSGEIEASGGQIIIEKNRRISVLSQNHNAYDEMDVTEVVITGNNELYEIKERKDAIYNNPEATMEDYTLAGNWKKNLVNLEDELQKMMHKNCLQIFLFHLKNDM, from the coding sequence ATGATAGAAGTTCAAAATTTATCCAAAATTTTTAGTGATAAAAAATTATTTGAAAACGTAAATATTAAATTTTTAGAAGGAAATACTTATGGAATAATTGGTGCTAATGGAGCAGGGAAAAGTACATTTCTAAAAATTTTATCAGGTGAGATTGAAGCAAGTGGTGGACAAATTATTATAGAAAAAAACAGAAGAATTTCTGTTCTTTCTCAAAACCATAATGCTTATGATGAAATGGATGTTACTGAAGTTGTTATTACTGGAAATAATGAGCTTTATGAGATTAAAGAACGTAAAGATGCTATTTACAATAACCCAGAAGCTACAATGGAAGACTATACTTTAGCAGGGAATTGGAAGAAAAATTTGGTGAACTTGGAGGATGAACTGCAGAAAATGATGCACAAGAATTGCTTGCAAATCTTTCTATTCCATCTGAAAAATGACATGTAA